The Thermodesulfobacteriota bacterium DNA segment TATCCTGCGGGGCACTATCTTACCCCTCTCCGAGAGATAGGGCCTGAGCGCCTTTGCGTCCTTGTAATCTATCTTCAGGTCTTTTTCCTTGCAGAAACGGCAGACCTTCTTCCTGTGGAAGCTCCTTCTCGGACCACCGCCGTAACCCCTTGGGCCTCCACCTCTGGGACCTCCGCCTCTCGGGCCTCCTCCTTCACTTCTCATCCCGGCCTCCTTCCTTCCCCTCTTCCGTGCTCTCCGAAGAGGCGGCGGGAGCTTCCACGGCCTCAGGCGCCGCAGCCGATGTCTCGGCTGGTGCCTCCGCCGGTGCCTCCGCCGAGACCTCGGCCGGGGCGGCCTCTGGTTCGGGCTCGGGCCTCGTTATCCCCACGGTCTGGTAACGCAGGACATCCTCATTGAGCCTCAACATCCGCTCCAGCTCCTTGGTCGCCTCCGGAGTGGACGTATAGGTCATAAGTACGTAATATCCATCGGGGTTTTTCTGTATGGGATAGGCGAGCTTCCTCCTCCCCCACTCGGCGACCTCGGTCTCTCGCTCCGCGCCTTCCACAAGCGCGGTGGCCTTGCCGATAATCCCCTTGTTTCCCTCTTCACCCAGGTCCGGCTTCGTGATCCAGACCGTCTCGTAATCTCTTTCCATATTACCTCCTTATGGTTCCCCGCTCGTGCGGGTTCGCCCCTTTTTATCGGAGCAAGGATTTTTCAATGTTACTTTATACTATATGCACCGCCCGAAATCAATAAAATAATTTCCCTTATCCCCTCCTTAGCCCGATCAAGAAGTTCAGACGGCGAACTTGAAGTATATTACGTCCCCGTCGCGTACGACGTACTCCTTGCCCTCGACCCTGGTGAGCCCTTTTTTGCGGCATTCGGCCTCTCCCCCGAGCGAGACGAAGTCCTCGTAGGCGGTGACCTCGGCCTTTATGAAGCCGCGCTCGAAGTCGGTGTGGATGACGCCTGCGGCCTCCGGGGCCAGGGCCCCCTTCCTTACGGTCCAGGCCCGTACTTCCTTCTCGCCGGCGGTAAAATACGTAATAAGACCGAGGAGTTTATTGGTCTGCAGGGCAAGCCTCGTAAGGCCGGACTCCTTCATTCCAAGGCCCTCCAGGAACTCTTCCTGCTCCTCGGCGGAGAGCTCCGCCATCTCGGCCTCCACCTTTCCGGAGATAACCACGAAGCCCGCCCCCTCGCTCTCGGCCCTCTCCCTTACGGCCGCGGCACCTGGCGAGCTTCCCTCGAGGTCGTCCTCACCCACGTTGGCCACGTAGAGGACCGGCTTTGCCGAGATGAGGTGAAGGTCGCTTACCGCCTCCCTGGTCTCCTCCGGGAGGCCCCTTACGGGGCTACCCTCCTCAAGGCACGCCTTTACGCTCTTCGCCGCATCGAGGGCCGCCACAAGCTTTTTATCCCCCTTTTTCGCGGCCTTCTCGGTCTTCTCTATCCTCTTCGTGACTCCGTCGAGGTCGGCGAGCAAGAGCTCGGTCTCGACGGTCTCTATATCGGACAGCGGGTCCAGCCTTCCGTCCACGTGGACCACATCCCGGTCCTCGAAGCACCTGACGACATGGGCTATGGTGTCCACGCTCCGGATATTGCCGAGGAACTGGTTGCCGAGCCCTTCGCCGGAACTCGCGCCCTTTACGAGCCCGGCTATGTCGACGAACTCTACCGAGTTGGGGACGACCCTCTGGGGCTTTACTATATCGGCGAGGTTCTGGAGCCTCACGTCCCGGAGCGGCACCATGCCGACGTTCGGGTCGATCGTGCAGAAGGGGTAGTTGGACGCCTCCGCTCCGGCGGCGGTCATGGCGTTGAAGATCGTGGACTTGCCGACGTTCGGCAGCCCTACTATTCCACAGTTAAAGCCCATTCGGTTATCGGCTATCAGTTATCGGTTGTCGGGAAAGAACCAAAAGAAGAGGGGCCGGCTATTCACCG contains these protein-coding regions:
- the rpsR gene encoding 30S ribosomal protein S18, with amino-acid sequence MRSEGGGPRGGGPRGGGPRGYGGGPRRSFHRKKVCRFCKEKDLKIDYKDAKALRPYLSERGKIVPRRISGTCAKHQRSLAIALKRARNLAIVPFTGTSI
- the rpsF gene encoding 30S ribosomal protein S6, which translates into the protein MERDYETVWITKPDLGEEGNKGIIGKATALVEGAERETEVAEWGRRKLAYPIQKNPDGYYVLMTYTSTPEATKELERMLRLNEDVLRYQTVGITRPEPEPEAAPAEVSAEAPAEAPAETSAAAPEAVEAPAASSESTEEGKEGGRDEK
- the ychF gene encoding redox-regulated ATPase YchF — encoded protein: MGFNCGIVGLPNVGKSTIFNAMTAAGAEASNYPFCTIDPNVGMVPLRDVRLQNLADIVKPQRVVPNSVEFVDIAGLVKGASSGEGLGNQFLGNIRSVDTIAHVVRCFEDRDVVHVDGRLDPLSDIETVETELLLADLDGVTKRIEKTEKAAKKGDKKLVAALDAAKSVKACLEEGSPVRGLPEETREAVSDLHLISAKPVLYVANVGEDDLEGSSPGAAAVRERAESEGAGFVVISGKVEAEMAELSAEEQEEFLEGLGMKESGLTRLALQTNKLLGLITYFTAGEKEVRAWTVRKGALAPEAAGVIHTDFERGFIKAEVTAYEDFVSLGGEAECRKKGLTRVEGKEYVVRDGDVIYFKFAV